CGCGCTTCCTCGCTGAGGAGGTGGTCGAGGGCGCGCTGGAGCCACTGGTCTACGAGCCGGGTCCGTTGCAGACGGCGGACAAGTCGCAGTGGAAGCCGAAGTCCAGCAAGGAGATCCTGGCGCTCAAGATTGCCGACATCGCCATGGGGTCGGCGGCATTCCTTGTCGCGGCGGCCCGCTACCTGGCCGGGCACCTGATCGAGGCATGGTCGCGGGAGGGCGACAAGCGGGCGCTCGCCTACCAGCAGCGCGGCGTAGACCGGGCTGTGGACGCCGACGACGACCCGCTGGTGATCGAGGCGCGGCGGCAGGTCATCGAGCACTGCCTGTACGGGGTGGACATCAACCCGATGGCCGTGGAGATGGCGAAGCTGTCCCTCTGGCTCGTCTCCATGGACCCGCAGCGCCCCTTCACCTTCCTCGACGACCGCCTGGTCGCGGGCGACTCGCTGCTCGGTGTCGGCAATCGGTCGGTGCTAGCCGAGGGCGGTGCGCGTGACCTGCGGCTAGACCGCGAGTTGTCCCAGGCCCTGGAGTTGCGGCGGCGGCTCGCCGCGCTGCCGGACAATCAGGAAAACCTGGCGGAGAAACGGCGCCTCCTCGACGAGACGCGCACCGTGGGGCGCCGGGCCGACGCCTACGCCGACCTGGTTGTCGGGGCGTCGCTCGCCTCGGTCAAGCGTGGGCAGGACCCAGTCGTCATCGCCGAGCGGGTCGGCACGCTCGCCCAGCACCTGGCCCGCAGCGGCGACGTGGGCCCGCTCGTCGAGCAGGCCGAGTCGTGGCTGGCCCTCGATCTGCCGGAGGGCGCGTTCGACCGGGAGCCGCTGCACTGGCCGCTGGAGTTTCCCGAGGTCTTCGAGCAGGGCGGCTTCGACGCTATCATCGGCAACCCACCCTTCCTGGGAGGCCAAAAGCTCACCGGTGCTCTGGGGACCGTGTACCGCGAGCACTTGATCAGGGCGATCGGCCGAGGCGCGCGAGGAAGCGCAGATCTCGTGGCCTACTTTGTGCTGCGGGCGCATGGACTCCTCAACGGAGCCGGGCAGACGGGTTTGATTGCCACGAACACCCTTGCCCAAGGCGATACCCGGGAAGTTGGCCTCGATCAGGTCGCCGCCACCGGGGCCACCATTCGCCAGGCAATCAAGAGTAAGCCGTGGCCATCGAGGTCGGCCGCGCTGGAATTTTGCGCGATCTGGACCAGTCGCGCGCCGCTTTGGCGCAAGGCTGAGTGCCGTGTAGACAGTTTGGTCGTCGCTGGCATCAAGCCTTCGCTCGACCCCGTGTCTCGCGTTGTAGGCAATCCGTACCGGCTTGTTGCTAGTCAGCAGGTGGCTTTCAAGGGTACGGAAGTTACAGCAATCGATGGTTTCACCATGACTCCGGGTTCTGCCCGGGCGTTAATTGACGCAAACCCACGGAATCGCGAAGTTCTTCTTCCGTTCCTAAATGGCAGCGACCTTAACTCTCGTCCAGACGTTTCGGCGAGCCGATGGATCATCAATTTTTATGACTGGTCAGAGGATCGGGCTAAGAGTTACCCAGATTGTTATCAACGCTTGCTAGACCTGGTCAAACCCGTTCTAAGCAAGAACAACAACCCCTCCTTGCGTGAGTTCTGGTGGCGATACAAAAGGCCAGCCCCTGCGATGCAGGCCGCTATTGCGGGGCTGAAGCGAGTTGTCGTCATCACACTGGTGAGCAAGACGGTGATGCCGGTGATGGTGCCCACAGGGCAGGTCTTCGCACATAAGCTCGCGGTGTTTGCGACCGACGACCCGGCCATGCTGGCGGCGCTATCTAGTGGGCCTCACTACTGGTGGGCCACTAGTCGGAGTTCCACCATGAAGGCGGACCTTAACTATTCCCCATCAGACGTCTTCGAGACGCTGGCGCTGCCGGAGCTGACCTCGGTGATACGCGCGCTGGGGGATCGGCTGGATACGTACCGCCGAGACGTGATGCTGCGCCGGCAGGCGGGGCTGACGGCGACTTACAACCTCGTTTTCGATCCAGCCTGTCAGGACGCGGACATCGTGGAGTTGCGGCGTATCCACGAGGACATTGACGAGGCGGTTTGCCGTGCCTATGGCTGGGACGATCTCGTTGAGCAGGGACTTGACCATGGCTTCCACAGGGCCGGCGCCTACACCCGCTACACCGTCGGCCCCGCCGCCCAGCGGGAGATCCTCGACCGCCTGCTGGAACTGAACCATCAGCGTTACAAGGAAGAAGTGGACAAGGGCCTGCACGACAACAAGACCGGCCGCAAGGCGAAGACCACCGCGGAAGGGTTGTGGTGATGGTCGACGTACAGGGCGGGCTCTTCCCGCACCCCCGTGGCGAGCAGCAGGCGCTGTCCTTGTCCGGCAAGGACGACGGGGATCAGCCTGCACTCATCCCGCCACTCGACGTGCCGCAGACGTTCCCCGAGGCCACGTCCTACCAGGTCCGTGACGAGCTGGAGGAGCTGATCGGGCGAGACCTGCTGGGTCCATGGGACGGCGAGCGCGAGGAGTTTCGTCCCGGCGCGATGGGCCCGCGCGAGCGTTACCTCGTCGGCATGCTCGGCCCGAAGCAGCGGCCGCGCACCGAGCGCCGCGACTCGTCCGAGGTGCACGACGTGGACGCCGCCGTCCAGGGCGACGGCAGCGAGGCCGAGCTGCCCGAGGTGGTCACCCCGCAGAACCTCGGCAAGATGTGGGCCTCCTCCATGGGGCTGTCGTTCGCCGTCGCCGGCGACA
This sequence is a window from Micromonospora sp. NBRC 110009. Protein-coding genes within it:
- a CDS encoding Eco57I restriction-modification methylase domain-containing protein; its protein translation is MSRTFHRPAPDGAEQHRNWLSLVDVNGPFLSLPVLRRTWPTLDALDKKTRERLRQQHTTWQADTAVGQQAWIGYVLGELLGWGDTLHESGLDALAYTVAEHDTELRPSFVLVEPGEEVKPDSVRLLGLICPLGQQPTARIKDSTWAATPADRLAHLCRHHNIELGLATDGRWWTLVWAPRGGVTSTATFDTVSWPEAAERDVVRAFVSLLSRRRFFGVPDSERLVPLLRDSLGSQEEITEALGVQVRRAVELLVAAIGRIDVRERELGGRGLADHEAHEVYRGSVAVMMRIVFLLFAEERKLLPADNELYATAYSAGRLCEELEQRATEGSEEDLEHSSAAWHRLLALFNAVYHGIDHPRLKLHGHDGSLFDPKQYAWMPLTIDDRTVLHMLRSVQYVEVGTGRSRERRTVSFRALDVEQIGYVYEGLLSFEGFRAQDVTVGLVGKEGLEEEVALGDLEALRERQSDASALAKALAEKYKDSKIGSVAALAKKLAPLDGLEREEARKKLLAVTSGDYPLSERLLPYFGILREDLRGLPVVILPGALFVTESALRRNTGTHYTPRFLAEEVVEGALEPLVYEPGPLQTADKSQWKPKSSKEILALKIADIAMGSAAFLVAAARYLAGHLIEAWSREGDKRALAYQQRGVDRAVDADDDPLVIEARRQVIEHCLYGVDINPMAVEMAKLSLWLVSMDPQRPFTFLDDRLVAGDSLLGVGNRSVLAEGGARDLRLDRELSQALELRRRLAALPDNQENLAEKRRLLDETRTVGRRADAYADLVVGASLASVKRGQDPVVIAERVGTLAQHLARSGDVGPLVEQAESWLALDLPEGAFDREPLHWPLEFPEVFEQGGFDAIIGNPPFLGGQKLTGALGTVYREHLIRAIGRGARGSADLVAYFVLRAHGLLNGAGQTGLIATNTLAQGDTREVGLDQVAATGATIRQAIKSKPWPSRSAALEFCAIWTSRAPLWRKAECRVDSLVVAGIKPSLDPVSRVVGNPYRLVASQQVAFKGTEVTAIDGFTMTPGSARALIDANPRNREVLLPFLNGSDLNSRPDVSASRWIINFYDWSEDRAKSYPDCYQRLLDLVKPVLSKNNNPSLREFWWRYKRPAPAMQAAIAGLKRVVVITLVSKTVMPVMVPTGQVFAHKLAVFATDDPAMLAALSSGPHYWWATSRSSTMKADLNYSPSDVFETLALPELTSVIRALGDRLDTYRRDVMLRRQAGLTATYNLVFDPACQDADIVELRRIHEDIDEAVCRAYGWDDLVEQGLDHGFHRAGAYTRYTVGPAAQREILDRLLELNHQRYKEEVDKGLHDNKTGRKAKTTAEGLW